A genomic region of Nitrospinota bacterium contains the following coding sequences:
- a CDS encoding DUF3365 domain-containing protein, with protein sequence MVNRQDHLGAALKRYSALAFVLWSLLIVSLAVWDRWKIHQFTLQTARNEAQANYAKDVAFREWAASHGGVYVPVDANTPPNIYLSNIPERDITTPSGRKLTLMNPAYMARQVNEYFARTKRFFGHITSLSLKNPINKPDPWEESALKAFEAGVKEVSEVTEMNGKPFLRFMRPIYTKEGCLKCHAEQGYKVGDIRGGVSVSAPLESYYAGQRLENERHAIAYSLIWVIGILGLTLSYRKIRATTESEYKTRAELEWANDQLREEMAQRERVESRLHASELRTLQVVEASPTPMIITDKEQKIVFSNKKFSEMSGYAPNEIADTGQWWGKACPDEEYRTRVLRTWEEAMEKADREMAGMEPVRVSITRKEGSKREVILNYSSIGELGLVVFHDITHLKEREDALEKTTEDLIRSNQELEQFAYVASHDLQEPLRTIASYLQILASNYKGKLDAEADSFINFAVDGARRLQAVIQDLLAYSRLSAHFNPRDNVDPAECAGNALISLREMMERTGAAIKLGAMPKVKADPDQLSIVFHNLIANAITYTDSSVKPEVEIKAVEREGLIELSIKDNGVGIETQYHELIFKMFQRLRPAKDRIGTGVGLAMCKKIVEMGGGNIWVESTPGEGSVFRFTIKKAEQ encoded by the coding sequence ATGGTAAACCGTCAAGACCATCTGGGCGCGGCGCTGAAAAGGTATTCGGCGCTGGCGTTCGTCCTGTGGTCTTTGCTTATAGTATCGCTGGCGGTGTGGGACAGGTGGAAAATACACCAATTCACATTGCAAACCGCCAGGAACGAGGCGCAGGCCAATTACGCCAAAGACGTGGCTTTCAGGGAATGGGCCGCCTCGCACGGCGGGGTATATGTGCCAGTGGACGCCAATACACCGCCAAACATCTACCTTTCCAATATACCGGAGAGAGACATCACGACACCTTCGGGAAGAAAACTGACGCTCATGAACCCGGCGTACATGGCGCGGCAGGTAAATGAATATTTCGCAAGGACCAAAAGGTTTTTCGGCCATATAACAAGCCTTAGCCTGAAAAACCCCATAAACAAGCCGGATCCATGGGAGGAGAGCGCCCTGAAAGCCTTTGAAGCGGGTGTGAAGGAGGTTTCAGAGGTGACGGAGATGAACGGAAAGCCTTTCCTGCGGTTCATGCGGCCAATATATACCAAAGAAGGGTGCCTGAAGTGCCATGCGGAGCAAGGGTACAAGGTGGGGGACATCAGGGGCGGCGTAAGTGTCTCGGCGCCTCTGGAAAGCTACTATGCGGGGCAGAGGCTGGAGAATGAGCGGCACGCGATCGCTTACTCGTTGATATGGGTAATTGGTATTCTGGGGCTAACGTTGAGCTACCGGAAAATAAGGGCCACAACTGAAAGCGAGTATAAAACCCGCGCGGAGCTGGAATGGGCCAATGACCAGCTTAGGGAAGAGATGGCCCAGCGGGAGCGGGTGGAAAGCAGGCTTCACGCCAGCGAGCTACGCACGCTCCAGGTGGTGGAGGCGTCCCCAACGCCGATGATAATCACCGACAAAGAGCAAAAGATAGTGTTCTCCAATAAAAAGTTCAGCGAGATGTCCGGCTATGCGCCCAACGAGATAGCCGACACCGGCCAGTGGTGGGGCAAGGCTTGCCCCGATGAGGAGTATCGCACGCGGGTCTTGCGAACATGGGAAGAGGCCATGGAGAAGGCGGACCGGGAAATGGCGGGCATGGAGCCGGTGCGGGTGTCCATCACGCGGAAGGAGGGATCCAAACGGGAAGTTATCCTCAACTATTCATCCATAGGAGAGTTGGGGCTTGTGGTTTTCCACGACATCACCCATTTAAAAGAGCGGGAAGACGCGCTGGAAAAAACCACGGAAGACCTTATAAGGTCCAACCAGGAGCTGGAGCAGTTCGCCTATGTGGCGTCGCACGACCTGCAGGAGCCTTTGAGGACTATCGCAAGCTACCTTCAGATCCTTGCGTCAAATTACAAAGGCAAGCTGGACGCGGAGGCGGACAGTTTCATAAACTTCGCCGTGGACGGGGCCCGGCGCCTCCAGGCCGTAATCCAGGACCTTCTGGCGTATTCGCGCCTGTCGGCCCATTTTAATCCCCGGGACAACGTGGATCCCGCGGAATGCGCCGGAAACGCGCTTATAAGCCTCCGGGAAATGATGGAGCGGACGGGGGCCGCGATCAAACTGGGCGCCATGCCCAAGGTTAAAGCGGATCCGGATCAACTATCCATCGTTTTCCATAACCTGATAGCCAACGCCATCACCTACACGGATTCCAGCGTGAAACCCGAGGTGGAGATTAAAGCGGTGGAGCGCGAGGGGTTAATAGAGCTTTCAATAAAGGATAACGGGGTGGGGATAGAAACTCAATACCATGAACTCATCTTTAAAATGTTCCAGCGTCTGCGGCCCGCAAAAGACCGTATAGGCACCGGTGTCGGGCTTGCCATGTGCAAGAAGATCGTGGAAATGGGGGGAGGGAATATTTGGGTGGAATCCACCCCGGGCGAAGGGAGCGTATTCCGGTTCACCATCAAAAAGGCGGAACAATAA
- a CDS encoding PAS domain S-box protein — MSPTGMPKREILIVEDSDVQAVLLQRILEQEGFQIIRARDGEEGLSMAKWRKPALIISDVLMPKMDGWGMCMRIKKEEEVKAPVILLTQLSEVEDVIKSLEAGADYYITKPYNPAFLLSKVAYFLENHIEVLPKREEAPTTITYGGKRFTVTSNRERIMSLLLSIYENAIEQNKELSKVQQGLATLNEQLEEKVRQRTAALVAEVEERKKIEERLRESQETLRRAQETARLGTWSMDINKNHVTWSSEMYVILGISPAKFPPSFDLFISMTHPDDRELVKTVIESALTKKEPVDVESRIVRPDGSIRHISAQCRAYREENEAGAKMVGAALDITERKNAEEELIRLNRALRMLSRGNRVLVRSSTEGDLLNAICQVIVRVGGYRMAWICYVDNGEPKTLRVAASAGYEKMDDIPIERRWPGLSAGEGPLAGVIQSKAAFIDRAILGKKESNGAIQDAKACGYASYAAMPILIGGAVAAIINVYSGSPEAFSGDEVELLEEMAEDMAFGINFIRESAARRQAEEKFRLIAEAAQDAVLLIDEEGKIRSWNESAERIFGYPAEEALGGKMSELIIPPDVRKRHEEWIKRFGETGTGAMIGRVTEISAQKSDGSIFPAELSLSAVKIHGKWMAVGLLRDITARKTSEQMLLQSEKMASIGNLAAGIAHEINNPISFVSSNQIYIKKAVEKLFGLIDGLKDSPEAVEKLLDESRPLREEFREIMEESMEGTQRIITIVKDLKPFVHVSEEHWEATDVHIIIDGALNIARNEIKYKAEVARKYESKNASIVECIPNQLGQVFLNLFVNAAQAIKDKGTITVRTSDGEDTVMVEVRDDGEGMSKENLKRIFDPFFTTKPAGKGTGLGLALSHTIIQKHNGTITVDSEPGKGTVFTITIPLRRDIPES; from the coding sequence ATGAGTCCCACGGGTATGCCGAAGAGGGAAATACTGATAGTGGAGGACAGCGACGTTCAGGCTGTCCTTTTACAGCGGATCCTTGAGCAGGAGGGTTTCCAGATAATCCGCGCCCGGGATGGCGAGGAGGGGCTTTCCATGGCCAAATGGCGCAAACCCGCGCTGATAATAAGCGACGTGCTCATGCCCAAGATGGACGGCTGGGGCATGTGCATGCGGATAAAGAAGGAGGAAGAGGTAAAGGCTCCGGTCATCCTGCTCACCCAGCTGTCCGAAGTGGAGGATGTGATAAAGAGCCTGGAGGCCGGGGCGGATTACTACATCACAAAGCCTTACAACCCCGCGTTCCTGCTTTCCAAGGTGGCTTATTTCCTGGAGAACCATATAGAGGTCTTGCCTAAGCGGGAAGAAGCCCCCACCACCATCACTTACGGCGGCAAGCGTTTCACCGTTACCTCCAACCGGGAGCGGATAATGAGCCTGCTCCTGTCCATCTACGAAAACGCCATAGAGCAGAACAAGGAGTTGAGCAAGGTTCAACAGGGGCTGGCCACCCTCAACGAACAGCTGGAGGAAAAAGTAAGGCAAAGGACGGCGGCGCTGGTGGCGGAGGTGGAGGAACGGAAAAAGATAGAGGAGAGGCTTCGGGAAAGCCAGGAGACCCTGCGGCGCGCCCAGGAGACGGCGCGGCTTGGAACCTGGAGCATGGACATAAACAAGAATCACGTTACCTGGTCGTCCGAGATGTATGTGATATTGGGGATAAGCCCCGCCAAATTCCCGCCCTCGTTCGACCTGTTTATCTCGATGACCCATCCGGATGACAGGGAGTTGGTGAAAACCGTCATCGAAAGCGCCCTTACGAAAAAAGAGCCGGTGGACGTGGAAAGCCGGATTGTGAGGCCCGACGGCTCCATACGCCACATAAGCGCCCAATGCAGGGCATACAGGGAAGAAAACGAGGCCGGGGCAAAGATGGTGGGCGCGGCGCTGGACATAACGGAACGCAAGAATGCCGAGGAGGAGCTGATAAGGCTGAACAGGGCGTTGAGGATGCTCAGCCGGGGCAACCGGGTCCTTGTAAGGTCCAGCACCGAGGGGGACCTGTTAAACGCCATATGCCAGGTGATAGTCAGGGTTGGCGGATACCGCATGGCATGGATATGCTACGTTGATAATGGCGAACCAAAAACCCTTCGGGTGGCGGCCAGCGCGGGATACGAAAAAATGGACGACATACCCATCGAGCGCCGGTGGCCCGGGCTTTCAGCCGGAGAAGGGCCCCTGGCCGGGGTTATCCAGTCGAAAGCGGCTTTCATTGACCGGGCCATACTTGGTAAAAAGGAAAGTAACGGGGCCATCCAGGACGCCAAAGCCTGCGGATACGCCTCTTACGCGGCGATGCCAATATTGATAGGGGGAGCGGTGGCGGCGATCATAAATGTTTACTCCGGATCGCCGGAAGCTTTCAGCGGCGATGAGGTGGAGCTACTCGAGGAAATGGCGGAGGACATGGCGTTTGGGATCAATTTCATCCGGGAGAGCGCCGCCCGGAGGCAGGCGGAGGAAAAATTCCGGCTTATCGCCGAGGCGGCCCAGGACGCTGTATTGCTGATAGACGAAGAGGGTAAAATCCGTTCCTGGAACGAATCGGCGGAAAGGATATTTGGATACCCCGCCGAAGAGGCGCTGGGCGGGAAAATGTCGGAGCTGATAATACCGCCGGATGTCAGGAAGCGCCATGAAGAATGGATAAAGCGGTTCGGTGAAACCGGAACCGGGGCGATGATAGGCAGAGTAACGGAGATAAGCGCCCAGAAAAGCGACGGCTCCATCTTCCCCGCCGAGTTGTCCTTGTCCGCCGTGAAAATACACGGCAAATGGATGGCTGTGGGCTTGTTAAGAGACATAACGGCGCGAAAAACCTCTGAGCAGATGCTTTTGCAGTCGGAAAAAATGGCCTCCATAGGCAATCTTGCGGCGGGAATAGCCCACGAGATAAACAACCCCATCAGCTTCGTCAGCTCCAACCAGATTTATATAAAGAAAGCCGTGGAAAAGCTTTTCGGGCTGATAGACGGGTTAAAGGACAGCCCGGAGGCCGTGGAAAAGCTTCTGGATGAGTCCCGCCCGTTAAGGGAGGAGTTCCGGGAGATCATGGAAGAGTCCATGGAAGGGACGCAGAGGATAATCACGATAGTTAAGGATCTAAAGCCGTTCGTCCATGTGTCTGAAGAGCATTGGGAGGCTACGGACGTCCACATAATAATAGACGGGGCGCTCAACATAGCGCGGAACGAGATCAAATATAAGGCGGAGGTTGCGCGGAAGTACGAATCGAAAAACGCGAGCATAGTGGAATGCATCCCAAACCAGCTGGGACAGGTGTTCTTGAACCTTTTTGTGAACGCCGCCCAGGCGATAAAAGATAAAGGGACAATAACCGTCCGCACCAGCGACGGGGAAGATACGGTGATGGTGGAGGTCCGCGATGACGGCGAGGGGATGTCCAAAGAAAACCTGAAACGGATATTCGATCCGTTCTTCACCACAAAACCGGCGGGGAAGGGGACTGGGCTGGGGCTGGCCTTGTCGCACACCATCATTCAAAAGCACAATGGGACCATTACCGTGGACAGCGAGCCGGGCAAAGGCACGGTGTTCACCATCACCATCCCGCTTCGACGGGACATTCCGGAAAGCTGA
- the cheB gene encoding chemotaxis-specific protein-glutamate methyltransferase CheB, translating into MEVASNKSGRHGGTIKVLLVDDSMVALTLLRRMLSTSPDIEVIGMAQSGEEALRMIPALDPAVVLTDLHMPGMGGLEFTRQVIEKYPRPILVVSVSVEKNSHNAFELLQAGAIDVFTKPRASLESEYMHMSGELVSKVKILAGVHVIRKMGIAGKGYGAPGDNINSKGVIRAVAIGASTGGPQALYSILSQLPHGFPMPVICVQHITEGFMEGLVEWLQSNSQIKISVAGNGDYPFPGHAYFAQEGAHLLIDKAGLFRYAQTPPYLGHRPSINLAFKSVAERYASAAMGILLTGMGDDGAEGMKAIESAGGMTIAQDEATSVVHSMPRSAIDRGAARYVLPLDQIADVIISMVPRVERER; encoded by the coding sequence ATGGAAGTGGCTTCTAACAAAAGCGGCCGCCACGGCGGGACAATCAAGGTTCTGCTGGTGGACGATTCGATGGTGGCGTTGACGCTGTTGAGAAGGATGTTGTCCACATCACCGGACATAGAGGTGATAGGCATGGCGCAGAGCGGCGAGGAGGCTTTAAGGATGATTCCCGCGCTGGATCCGGCGGTTGTCCTTACGGACCTGCACATGCCCGGTATGGGGGGGCTGGAATTCACCAGACAGGTCATAGAAAAATATCCGCGCCCCATACTGGTGGTCAGCGTGTCGGTGGAAAAAAATTCGCACAACGCGTTCGAACTGTTGCAGGCGGGGGCCATAGACGTTTTCACAAAACCCCGCGCGTCTTTGGAATCCGAATACATGCATATGTCCGGAGAGCTTGTCAGCAAAGTGAAAATACTGGCCGGCGTGCATGTGATCCGGAAGATGGGGATAGCTGGAAAAGGATATGGCGCGCCGGGGGATAATATCAATAGCAAAGGGGTCATAAGGGCGGTGGCCATTGGGGCGTCCACGGGCGGCCCCCAGGCCCTTTACTCTATCCTTTCCCAACTGCCCCACGGTTTTCCCATGCCGGTGATTTGCGTCCAGCATATTACGGAAGGGTTTATGGAGGGGCTTGTGGAGTGGTTGCAGTCCAACAGCCAAATCAAGATCAGCGTGGCCGGGAACGGGGACTATCCTTTCCCGGGCCACGCCTATTTTGCCCAAGAAGGGGCGCATTTGCTGATAGACAAGGCAGGCCTGTTCAGGTACGCGCAAACACCCCCTTACCTTGGGCACCGCCCATCCATAAACCTTGCCTTTAAATCCGTGGCGGAAAGGTACGCCAGCGCCGCCATGGGGATACTTCTAACGGGCATGGGCGATGACGGGGCGGAAGGGATGAAAGCCATAGAATCCGCCGGGGGCATGACCATAGCGCAGGACGAGGCTACCAGCGTAGTCCACAGCATGCCGAGAAGCGCCATAGACAGGGGAGCCGCCCGATACGTGCTTCCGCTGGACCAGATAGCGGACGTCATTATATCCATGGTCCCCAGGGTTGAAAGGGAAAGGTGA
- a CDS encoding hybrid sensor histidine kinase/response regulator, which translates to MIKDREMRDLYRTECDERLPKMEKYLLHLESGQPADSAFYEDLLREVHSLKGSSRMLGIMGVERIAHSMEDMLAPIRNGEKVFTHAMADRMYSAMDSVKKLVNEAVTGEAPAGVDVEEVIRRLTGEAGNDGPEEPPTAAPPAGKPASGQDRPEPVAPEVSHSAPYQIDTVRVKTGQLDELMNQTGELVVLKTRMAHRLSQADDALNLWDELVKELAPVIYASRMEPRNVSSAGSLVNQSRAGELISRATDSFNSLRDAINEDNSKLDFISGALEGGIRDIRLLPFSTLFDLFPRMARDLSRVRNKEVKLEITGGDTKADKRVIEEMKDPVMHLIRNAIDHGIEPPEERERLGKPGTGAIRLKALRTETNIIIEVSDDGRGLDTEAIKREAIKRGIIAAEGAEETPDEELKSIIFAPGFSTSAFVTDISGRGVGLDTVKAKTESLKGSVRVESAAGAGCVIKIILPVSLATTRVLIVRAEGKSYAIPIEFTNSTIMVSPEEMFPMEGRETISFSGRPTSIARLSDILELPGAAGKGRKNGTAGKGGAFPCVVIQAGDEIMALRVDELVDEQEIMIKPHSQLLKRVRNVTGSTILGNGEVCVALNPVDMLSTARKKAMARAPAPVKAAARETKRAILLVEDSITTRTQIKRIIEGFGYEVATAVDGMDAWGKLAERQFDVVVSDIMMPNMDGLALTARIRQDARLKELPVILVTTLASDEDKKKGLEAGANAYIPKPAFDQKILGETLRRFI; encoded by the coding sequence ATGATAAAAGACAGGGAGATGCGCGATCTGTACCGGACGGAGTGCGATGAGCGCCTGCCCAAAATGGAAAAATACCTTCTCCATCTGGAAAGCGGGCAACCTGCTGACAGCGCCTTTTATGAGGACCTGCTCCGGGAGGTCCACAGCCTCAAAGGCTCCTCCAGAATGCTCGGCATCATGGGCGTGGAACGCATAGCGCACAGCATGGAGGATATGCTCGCCCCAATCAGGAACGGAGAAAAAGTGTTCACCCATGCCATGGCCGACCGGATGTACTCCGCCATGGACTCCGTGAAAAAACTTGTTAACGAAGCCGTCACCGGCGAGGCCCCCGCTGGAGTGGATGTTGAGGAAGTGATCCGGCGGTTAACCGGCGAGGCGGGAAATGACGGCCCGGAAGAACCGCCAACTGCCGCGCCGCCAGCGGGTAAACCTGCATCCGGCCAGGACAGGCCGGAACCCGTCGCGCCGGAGGTATCCCACTCCGCCCCATACCAGATAGACACCGTCCGCGTTAAAACCGGCCAGCTGGACGAGCTGATGAACCAGACCGGGGAGCTTGTGGTGTTGAAAACCCGCATGGCGCACAGGCTTTCCCAGGCGGACGACGCGCTGAACCTGTGGGACGAGCTGGTAAAAGAGCTGGCCCCGGTGATTTACGCCAGCAGGATGGAGCCGCGGAACGTATCATCCGCCGGGTCTCTTGTTAACCAATCCCGGGCCGGGGAGCTGATCAGCCGCGCCACAGACTCCTTTAATTCCCTCCGGGACGCCATTAACGAAGACAATTCAAAACTGGATTTTATTTCCGGCGCGCTGGAGGGCGGGATCCGCGACATCCGGTTATTGCCATTCTCCACGCTGTTCGACCTTTTCCCCAGAATGGCGCGGGACCTTTCGCGGGTAAGGAACAAAGAGGTAAAGCTGGAGATAACCGGAGGCGACACGAAAGCGGACAAGCGCGTGATAGAAGAGATGAAAGACCCTGTCATGCACCTTATAAGAAACGCCATAGACCATGGCATTGAGCCCCCGGAAGAGCGGGAGCGGCTGGGGAAGCCCGGAACCGGCGCGATCCGCCTGAAAGCGTTGCGTACCGAGACGAACATAATAATAGAAGTGTCCGACGATGGCCGGGGGCTGGACACGGAAGCCATAAAGCGCGAGGCCATAAAGCGCGGGATAATAGCGGCCGAAGGGGCGGAGGAGACGCCCGACGAGGAGCTGAAATCCATCATATTCGCTCCAGGGTTTTCCACCAGCGCGTTTGTGACGGACATCTCCGGCCGGGGGGTTGGGCTGGACACGGTAAAGGCGAAAACGGAATCGCTTAAAGGCTCCGTCCGGGTGGAATCCGCCGCTGGGGCTGGATGCGTGATAAAGATAATATTGCCCGTGTCCCTGGCCACCACCCGGGTCCTCATAGTCAGGGCGGAGGGGAAGAGTTACGCCATACCCATAGAATTCACCAATTCGACCATTATGGTGTCACCCGAGGAAATGTTTCCCATGGAAGGCCGGGAGACCATATCTTTCAGCGGCCGCCCCACCTCCATAGCCCGGCTCAGCGATATTCTGGAACTGCCCGGCGCCGCCGGCAAGGGGCGGAAAAATGGGACCGCCGGGAAGGGCGGGGCGTTCCCCTGCGTGGTTATCCAGGCGGGGGATGAAATCATGGCCCTGCGGGTGGACGAGTTGGTGGACGAGCAGGAGATAATGATAAAACCCCACAGCCAATTGCTGAAACGGGTGCGCAACGTGACCGGCTCCACCATCCTTGGTAACGGGGAAGTATGCGTTGCGCTAAACCCGGTGGACATGCTATCAACAGCCCGGAAAAAGGCCATGGCGCGGGCTCCGGCCCCGGTGAAAGCCGCGGCGCGGGAAACGAAACGGGCGATCCTGCTGGTGGAGGACTCCATAACCACGCGGACGCAGATAAAAAGGATTATCGAGGGTTTTGGATACGAAGTGGCCACGGCGGTGGACGGGATGGACGCGTGGGGCAAACTGGCGGAGCGGCAGTTCGACGTGGTGGTGTCGGACATCATGATGCCCAACATGGACGGCCTCGCCTTAACCGCCAGGATACGCCAGGATGCAAGGCTTAAGGAACTGCCGGTGATATTGGTTACAACCCTCGCCTCCGATGAGGACAAGAAGAAGGGATTGGAGGCCGGGGCAAACGCCTATATCCCAAAACCGGCGTTCGACCAGAAAATCCTTGGTGAAACCCTCAGGAGATTTATTTGA
- a CDS encoding methyl-accepting chemotaxis protein has translation MWKNMRLKNRILLGFSAPILIFVIMAVVVFVNLQSLSDGFGRVADTLEKVNQANELTRHMYKMVRATRGYVITHDKGHITSLEESSKEIHVRAQSLEKVLVNAEQRIRLNRLVELAGKYEKEIAEPVIGVIEGARKGDVVALVLAGRPVTNEIDKVSADFNKKEMEIMKEEENKVADTITSVIYELIAGAFVLVAFSMGMAYFISNETFKSVTEIVSSITSAATEISATVNEHERTANQQASAVNETSATVEELGVSSRQSSEQAETAAVTSQKGVTLSEKGFGSVQSTLESMGRTKDKARIISEQILRLSEQTGQIGGIAALVNDIANQVNLLALNAAVEAARAGEHGRGFAVVAQEIRKLADQTKKSIERVNTLVLDIQKATNSVVMASEEGTKTIDDSARLSREMADVFTSISESMKSIFENAQKVMLNAKQQDTAMRQVVEAMNSISGGVRETAAGVSQTKIGVEKLKETAINLKELV, from the coding sequence ATGTGGAAGAACATGAGACTCAAGAACCGGATCCTCCTCGGGTTTTCCGCGCCAATCCTTATATTCGTGATAATGGCGGTGGTGGTGTTTGTCAATCTGCAATCGCTTTCGGATGGCTTCGGCAGGGTCGCGGATACCCTGGAGAAAGTCAATCAAGCCAACGAGCTGACCCGCCACATGTACAAGATGGTGCGAGCCACCAGGGGTTACGTAATTACCCATGATAAAGGCCACATAACATCGCTTGAGGAATCTTCGAAAGAAATACATGTCCGCGCTCAAAGTCTGGAAAAAGTCCTTGTGAATGCGGAACAAAGGATCCGCCTGAACCGCCTTGTGGAGCTTGCCGGAAAATACGAGAAGGAGATAGCCGAGCCGGTGATAGGCGTCATCGAGGGCGCCAGAAAAGGGGATGTAGTGGCCCTCGTACTGGCAGGAAGACCTGTCACAAACGAGATAGACAAAGTCTCCGCGGATTTCAACAAGAAGGAAATGGAGATCATGAAAGAGGAGGAGAATAAAGTCGCCGATACGATAACGTCCGTAATTTACGAGCTTATCGCCGGGGCGTTTGTATTGGTGGCTTTCTCCATGGGGATGGCCTATTTCATATCCAACGAGACGTTCAAGAGCGTCACCGAAATAGTCAGCTCCATAACCAGCGCCGCAACGGAAATATCGGCCACGGTCAACGAGCATGAGCGTACCGCCAACCAGCAGGCATCGGCGGTGAACGAGACCAGCGCCACGGTGGAGGAGCTGGGGGTGTCTTCCCGCCAGTCATCGGAGCAGGCGGAGACGGCGGCGGTAACGTCCCAGAAGGGGGTAACGCTTTCCGAAAAGGGGTTTGGCTCGGTGCAAAGCACGCTGGAGAGCATGGGGAGGACCAAGGACAAGGCGCGGATCATATCCGAACAGATACTAAGGTTAAGCGAGCAGACGGGCCAGATAGGCGGCATCGCGGCGCTGGTGAATGACATAGCCAACCAGGTGAACCTGCTGGCGCTGAACGCGGCGGTGGAGGCGGCCAGGGCGGGGGAGCATGGGCGGGGTTTCGCCGTGGTGGCGCAGGAGATAAGGAAACTGGCCGACCAGACCAAGAAATCCATAGAAAGGGTGAACACCCTGGTCTTGGACATCCAGAAAGCCACCAACTCCGTGGTGATGGCCTCGGAGGAGGGGACGAAAACCATAGACGACAGCGCCAGGCTGTCCCGGGAAATGGCCGATGTGTTCACCAGCATTTCCGAATCCATGAAGTCCATATTCGAGAACGCCCAAAAGGTGATGCTCAACGCCAAACAGCAGGACACGGCCATGCGGCAGGTGGTGGAGGCCATGAACTCCATAAGCGGTGGGGTAAGGGAGACTGCCGCCGGAGTGAGCCAGACGAAAATAGGGGTGGAGAAGCTGAAGGAAACGGCGATAAATCTCAAGGAGCTTGTGTGA
- a CDS encoding chemotaxis protein CheW has translation MQNEPYLILSHRGGWYAVEAQAVLEVIWIPELIPAEEFPTYIKGLFNLRGKIIPVVDLDLRFGRAPSPYCLWDVVVVVMVENAMVGLIVNEALAVENLDTEDISSPSAALAGGQRQPKLVKGEAKLDGKIVMVLNLGSLAQSVEYPEAGAVAEKGLAVSARPGAVEAVTPENLAVFRERARSLQQDIVEPLQIGLTPYAVIGLAGEGYAVDLNLILEFTNLKSLMPVPCCPPHVIGNMNQRGDILTIIDIRGFLGLQAPPAGLDTKVMVVKAGELNVGVIVDEARDVVYLRPSETLPAPMGREAGQEEYLTGVFQIKEGMVLIIDLEKMLEKGDLVVNETV, from the coding sequence ATGCAGAACGAGCCTTATCTCATCCTGAGCCATCGTGGTGGATGGTACGCCGTTGAGGCGCAAGCCGTGCTTGAAGTAATCTGGATTCCAGAGCTTATCCCCGCCGAAGAATTTCCCACGTATATCAAAGGCTTATTCAACCTTCGAGGGAAAATAATACCTGTTGTGGATCTGGATTTGCGTTTTGGCCGCGCGCCATCACCCTATTGCTTGTGGGACGTGGTGGTGGTGGTGATGGTTGAAAACGCGATGGTGGGCCTGATAGTTAATGAGGCGCTTGCCGTCGAAAATCTGGACACGGAGGATATCTCATCGCCTTCCGCCGCGCTTGCCGGAGGCCAGCGCCAGCCGAAACTGGTAAAAGGGGAGGCCAAACTTGACGGCAAAATAGTGATGGTCCTCAACCTTGGGAGCCTGGCTCAAAGCGTCGAATATCCGGAAGCCGGAGCGGTAGCGGAGAAAGGCTTGGCTGTATCAGCCCGCCCCGGCGCGGTGGAGGCCGTCACGCCGGAAAACCTGGCCGTTTTCCGGGAGCGGGCCCGCAGTTTACAGCAAGACATTGTGGAGCCCTTGCAGATTGGCCTTACGCCTTATGCCGTGATCGGCCTGGCGGGCGAGGGCTACGCGGTGGACCTTAACCTGATACTGGAATTCACAAACTTAAAAAGCCTCATGCCGGTGCCCTGTTGCCCGCCCCACGTGATCGGGAACATGAACCAGCGGGGGGATATCCTCACCATAATAGACATCCGGGGGTTTCTGGGCCTGCAGGCTCCGCCCGCCGGGCTGGATACCAAAGTGATGGTGGTGAAAGCGGGGGAGCTGAACGTGGGGGTGATTGTTGATGAAGCCCGCGACGTGGTGTATCTGCGCCCCTCGGAAACGCTTCCGGCGCCAATGGGCCGCGAGGCCGGGCAGGAGGAATATTTAACGGGCGTGTTCCAGATTAAAGAGGGGATGGTTTTGATAATAGACCTGGAAAAGATGCTGGAGAAGGGGGACCTGGTGGTAAACGAAACTGTTTGA